A genomic segment from Tuwongella immobilis encodes:
- a CDS encoding cytidylate kinase-like family protein, with product MTASDSATFPDFPHHGDPGDRRHLIRPWAPPQLTLAVSRESGARGVSIAQRVGKRLGWDVFGQDLLEFLAQDDTGLSQLRQELAADALAWVDAQLARIQSDGILTPQADLGELPRVLFLLAARGKVVIVGRGAGYLLPAESTLHVRAIAPLADRIAYMTQWQRLSLEEATTQVHRLDQRRREFLASQFRHAANDPYHFDLVVNPSRLGEDACAELCCQALQLKQAARDASSGKHAVAALEIEPT from the coding sequence ATGACTGCCAGTGACTCCGCGACCTTTCCCGATTTTCCCCATCACGGCGATCCGGGCGATCGTCGGCACCTGATCCGCCCCTGGGCACCGCCGCAATTGACGCTCGCCGTCAGTCGGGAATCCGGGGCACGCGGCGTTTCCATCGCCCAACGGGTCGGCAAGCGGCTGGGATGGGACGTGTTCGGGCAAGATCTGTTGGAATTTCTCGCCCAAGACGACACTGGATTGTCCCAACTCCGGCAGGAACTCGCCGCCGACGCCTTGGCCTGGGTCGATGCTCAACTCGCCCGTATTCAGTCCGACGGAATTCTGACCCCGCAGGCCGACTTGGGCGAACTCCCGCGTGTGTTGTTTCTGCTCGCAGCTCGCGGCAAAGTCGTCATCGTTGGCCGTGGCGCGGGCTATCTGCTCCCAGCGGAATCGACGCTGCATGTTCGCGCCATCGCCCCGCTTGCCGACCGCATTGCCTACATGACCCAATGGCAACGCTTGTCGCTGGAAGAGGCGACCACGCAGGTGCATCGATTGGATCAACGCCGCCGCGAATTTCTTGCCTCGCAATTTCGCCACGCCGCCAACGATCCTTATCACTTCGATTTGGTGGTCAACCCGTCCCGACTGGGCGAAGATGCCTGCGCGGAATTATGCTGTCAGGCGCTGCAACTCAAGCAGGCGGCACGGGATGCGTCTTCGGGCAAGCACGCTGTCGCGGCGCTGGAGATTGAGCCGACATGA
- a CDS encoding ABC transporter permease encodes MMPESATIPDAPLPVSPPSPVRAWLTLVRFAFWRHLRVRQMVLIAIGLLVLVGIGLAITTITTGWTLNERRARGSALTNRNWVKVVEMSQQAVPFTPAVNAQLQMTTFVTKGVLDASAFPNFSRWVFGVFLSFLMPVLTLAFAISAIGGERESRSLIWQLTRPLPRWSIYLAQVVGVLPWCIGLVLLGFFGLCRVVGPVGELAFSLYWPAILMGTLAFASLFVLIGSFFRRPAIVALLYAFFIETLIGGLPGTLKRCSISFYTRCLLYDAAETQSFSPERSTIFNPVSDTFAWLALIAITIGVTAIGAILFARSEFRDDL; translated from the coding sequence ATGATGCCCGAATCTGCGACCATTCCCGATGCTCCGCTGCCCGTGTCGCCGCCCAGTCCGGTTCGCGCCTGGCTCACGCTGGTTCGCTTTGCCTTCTGGCGGCATCTGCGCGTGCGGCAAATGGTGCTCATCGCCATCGGCTTGCTCGTCCTCGTCGGAATCGGCTTGGCGATCACCACCATCACCACCGGCTGGACGCTGAACGAACGTCGCGCACGCGGCTCCGCGCTCACCAATCGGAATTGGGTCAAAGTGGTGGAAATGTCGCAGCAGGCGGTGCCGTTCACGCCCGCCGTCAATGCGCAACTTCAGATGACCACCTTTGTCACCAAAGGGGTGTTGGATGCCTCTGCGTTCCCGAATTTCTCGCGGTGGGTGTTCGGTGTCTTTCTCAGCTTTCTGATGCCCGTGTTGACGTTGGCGTTTGCCATCTCCGCGATCGGCGGCGAACGCGAATCCCGCTCGCTCATTTGGCAGCTCACACGACCCTTGCCCCGATGGTCGATCTATCTCGCCCAGGTGGTCGGTGTGCTACCCTGGTGCATCGGGCTGGTGCTGTTGGGATTCTTCGGATTATGTCGAGTCGTGGGCCCCGTCGGCGAGTTGGCGTTCTCGCTCTATTGGCCGGCGATTCTCATGGGCACCTTGGCGTTCGCATCGCTGTTTGTGCTGATCGGCTCATTTTTCCGTCGACCCGCAATTGTGGCGTTGCTTTACGCTTTTTTCATCGAGACACTCATTGGTGGGCTACCCGGAACGCTCAAACGCTGTAGCATCAGCTTCTATACGCGCTGTTTGCTGTACGATGCGGCGGAGACACAATCGTTTTCGCCGGAGCGTTCGACGATTTTCAACCCGGTCAGCGACACCTTCGCCTGGTTGGCGTTGATTGCAATCACCATCGGCGTGACGGCGATTGGGGCGATCCTCTTTGCGCGATCCGAATTTCGAGATGATCTGTGA
- a CDS encoding ABC transporter ATP-binding protein, translated as MNATANPTTTAPETSISDPVELPPVLAFEQVSKWYGPVIGVNQATLILQGGITGLVGANGAGKSTLLRLAVGQLKPTIGRVSIRGIDAWNWQAKRQVGYCPDIDVFYEEMSGRQFVLTMAKLCGYRRSEAHDRTEATLKRVGMVDRADRRIRGYSKGMRQRIKLAQAILHDPGLIVLDEPLSGIDPIGRQELLDLFRELAGQGKCLLISSHELEELEKLTDHIAIMARGRIAAVGTVRQIRDLLDDQPLSIRIDTSAPRKLAGLLIARDDVEGVDVRGDMLTLRVRNPKRFFNDFNRLVLDGDWEIHHLEPLDESTHAVLGYLLGGSGKT; from the coding sequence ATGAACGCGACTGCGAATCCGACCACCACCGCGCCCGAAACCTCGATCAGCGATCCGGTCGAACTGCCGCCCGTGCTGGCATTCGAGCAAGTCTCGAAATGGTACGGCCCGGTGATCGGCGTCAATCAGGCGACGCTCATTCTGCAAGGCGGAATCACCGGCTTGGTCGGCGCGAACGGCGCGGGGAAATCGACCCTCCTGCGACTCGCCGTCGGCCAACTCAAACCGACCATCGGCCGAGTCAGCATTCGCGGCATCGATGCCTGGAACTGGCAGGCCAAGCGCCAAGTCGGATATTGTCCCGACATCGACGTGTTCTACGAAGAAATGTCCGGCCGCCAATTCGTTTTGACGATGGCGAAATTATGCGGCTACCGCAGGAGCGAAGCGCACGACCGCACCGAAGCGACACTCAAGCGGGTCGGCATGGTCGATCGGGCCGATCGTCGCATCCGGGGATATTCCAAGGGGATGCGTCAACGCATCAAGTTGGCCCAAGCGATTCTCCACGATCCCGGTTTGATTGTTCTGGATGAGCCACTGTCGGGCATCGATCCGATCGGGCGGCAAGAGTTGCTCGATCTCTTCCGCGAATTGGCCGGGCAGGGCAAATGTCTGCTCATTTCCAGCCATGAACTGGAAGAATTGGAAAAACTCACCGACCACATTGCGATCATGGCTCGTGGTCGAATCGCGGCGGTGGGCACGGTGCGGCAAATCCGCGATCTGCTCGACGATCAGCCGTTGTCCATCCGCATCGACACCAGCGCCCCGCGGAAACTCGCCGGTCTGCTGATTGCCCGCGACGATGTCGAAGGGGTCGATGTGCGTGGCGACATGCTGACGCTGCGGGTGCGCAATCCCAAGCGATTTTTTAACGATTTCAATCGATTGGTGCTCGACGGCGATTGGGAAATCCATCACCTGGAACCGCTCGACGAATCGACGCATGCCGTGCTGGGCTACCTGCTCGGTGGCAGTGGCAAAACCTGA
- a CDS encoding ABC transporter permease, translating into MADRTESTTRAPVSNPVGLLRYRPWRGEFQGPLSASWAIARVSLGQIFRRRLFWALYAWSLLIFAFYFFGQYLQVFIETQLTEDSVRLGSGVTAMTVKPGDLMKRLSDVLKLNGSADTFGNFIWTEGYIVMIILAMAGSVLVGNDFHHGSLPFYLSKPISRWHYILGKGMAVSVFVHLMTTIPAIGLFVQYSLIVPDTWGYIVDNFRLLLGILGYGLILSTSLSLLLVTTATWLRQTVPMIMIWTTLFVFTRELARWLVDIQRYPEEWRLIDLWNNLYLLGQWCLGVSLTAIRPQPQPAYWQPALVMASVAGLCLLYLHRRIQAVEVVR; encoded by the coding sequence ATGGCCGATCGCACCGAGTCAACCACCCGCGCCCCGGTCAGCAACCCCGTCGGCCTGTTGCGCTACCGCCCCTGGCGCGGCGAATTCCAAGGCCCGCTTTCCGCCAGTTGGGCGATTGCACGAGTGTCGCTTGGCCAGATTTTCCGTCGCCGATTGTTCTGGGCACTCTACGCCTGGAGCCTGCTGATTTTCGCCTTCTACTTCTTCGGTCAATATCTGCAAGTCTTTATCGAGACACAGCTTACGGAAGATTCCGTGCGCCTTGGCTCCGGCGTCACCGCCATGACCGTCAAGCCCGGCGATCTGATGAAGCGGCTCTCCGATGTCCTGAAACTCAACGGTTCCGCAGACACCTTCGGCAACTTCATCTGGACCGAAGGCTACATTGTCATGATTATTCTCGCCATGGCCGGGTCGGTCCTGGTGGGCAACGATTTCCATCATGGCAGTCTGCCGTTCTACCTGTCGAAACCGATTTCACGCTGGCACTACATTCTCGGCAAAGGGATGGCCGTCAGCGTGTTTGTGCATCTCATGACCACCATCCCCGCCATCGGCCTGTTCGTACAATACTCGCTGATTGTGCCGGACACCTGGGGCTACATTGTGGATAACTTCCGGCTGCTGCTGGGGATTCTCGGCTACGGACTCATCCTCAGTACCAGCTTGAGTTTACTCCTCGTCACCACCGCCACCTGGCTGCGGCAGACGGTGCCGATGATTATGATTTGGACCACCCTGTTCGTGTTCACCCGCGAATTGGCCCGATGGCTGGTGGATATTCAGCGTTATCCTGAAGAGTGGCGGCTGATCGATTTGTGGAACAATCTATACCTGCTGGGGCAGTGGTGCTTGGGCGTGTCGCTGACTGCGATTCGGCCCCAACCGCAACCGGCGTATTGGCAGCCCGCGTTGGTGATGGCCAGTGTCGCGGGCCTCTGCCTGCTGTATTTGCATCGCCGAATTCAAGCCGTGGAGGTGGTGCGATGA
- a CDS encoding ABC transporter ATP-binding protein: MSQPADDFLIDLQQITRRYGEFVALREVTLQLPPGRIGLLGPNGAGKSSLLKLLMGLLPATSGSGKILGQTLQIGEIKEANWELRRMIGFMPEADALVPGLRGVDYVTLAGELYGMPRRQAQRRAHEVLTYLELEDARYRNLETYSTGMKQRLKLAQALVHDPPMLLLDEPTSGLDPASRDTMLRLLLELGRDHGKSMLLSTHLLADVERVCERVVILFNGEVRGQGTVEELCARRQDRYRISVHGDATQFRQALQRQQVTILPDSSPLDLRVLVPPQWSNRQFFTLAAESGVVLRQMQRDDETLEELFLRSVAADKDLATSDAARRG, translated from the coding sequence ATGAGCCAACCAGCCGATGACTTTTTGATTGATCTGCAACAGATCACCCGTCGGTACGGGGAGTTTGTCGCCCTGCGCGAGGTGACGTTGCAGTTGCCACCGGGGCGAATCGGTCTGTTGGGCCCGAACGGTGCCGGGAAATCGTCGCTGCTGAAACTGCTGATGGGGCTTCTCCCCGCCACCAGCGGCAGCGGCAAAATCCTGGGCCAAACGCTTCAGATCGGCGAAATCAAAGAAGCCAACTGGGAACTGCGTCGGATGATCGGCTTCATGCCCGAAGCCGATGCCCTGGTGCCGGGGTTGCGGGGCGTCGATTACGTCACCCTCGCCGGCGAACTCTACGGCATGCCCCGTCGCCAAGCCCAACGACGCGCCCACGAAGTGCTGACCTATCTGGAATTGGAAGATGCCCGCTATCGCAACCTGGAAACCTACTCCACGGGGATGAAGCAGCGGCTGAAGCTGGCGCAAGCCCTGGTGCATGATCCACCCATGCTGCTGCTGGATGAGCCGACCAGCGGCCTCGACCCCGCCAGTCGGGATACCATGCTGCGGCTGCTGCTGGAGTTGGGCCGCGATCACGGGAAATCGATGCTGCTTTCGACGCACCTGCTGGCCGATGTCGAGCGCGTCTGCGAACGGGTGGTGATTCTGTTCAACGGCGAAGTGCGTGGGCAGGGGACCGTCGAGGAACTCTGTGCCCGTCGCCAAGATCGCTACCGAATCAGCGTGCATGGCGATGCGACGCAGTTTCGACAAGCCCTTCAGCGGCAACAAGTTACGATTCTGCCGGATAGCAGTCCGCTGGATCTGCGCGTGCTGGTGCCGCCGCAGTGGTCCAACCGGCAATTCTTCACGCTGGCCGCCGAATCTGGTGTGGTTCTGCGACAGATGCAGCGTGACGACGAGACATTGGAAGAACTGTTTTTGCGTTCTGTGGCCGCCGACAAGGATTTGGCGACCAGCGACGCTGCGCGGAGGGGCTGA
- the argJ gene encoding bifunctional glutamate N-acetyltransferase/amino-acid acetyltransferase ArgJ, with product MSEWILADGFRFGGIASGLRSEVGRRDLAVIVSERPAVAVGVFTQNRICAAPVHVCRERLPRTDARAVIICSGNANAATGEQGLRDARQMTSLTATALGCAPEQVLVASTGVIGRLLPMHVFESGIPQVVTAATPTHAGLNDAAHAIMTTDTHIKVRTRTLELNGQTIRLTGFAKGAAMIGPNMATMLGFLMTDAAVQADDLQTILRAAVEPSFNCISVEGHTSTNDTVLMLANGTGDPLHGESLHRFRVAVTEVCAELAKAIAADAEGADHFVTIEVDGCLDDAEAKKIAKTVAESALVKTAIHGADPNWGRIVSAAGYAGVPFEETELSLWMGDLPLYRDGQPLPFDAATASAYLKQNRDVKFHLRFSRGSGRCTFYTCDLTAEYVRLNADYTT from the coding sequence ATGAGCGAGTGGATTCTGGCGGATGGCTTTCGATTTGGAGGCATTGCCAGTGGGTTGCGATCGGAAGTGGGCCGCCGCGATCTGGCGGTGATTGTCAGTGAACGTCCCGCCGTTGCGGTGGGGGTGTTCACGCAAAACCGCATCTGTGCCGCCCCGGTGCATGTCTGCCGCGAACGTCTGCCTCGCACCGATGCCCGCGCGGTCATCATCTGTTCCGGCAACGCCAACGCCGCCACTGGCGAACAGGGGCTGCGCGACGCCCGACAGATGACCAGTCTCACCGCGACTGCCTTGGGGTGCGCTCCGGAGCAAGTCCTCGTCGCCTCCACCGGCGTGATTGGCCGATTGCTGCCGATGCACGTCTTCGAGTCTGGCATTCCGCAGGTGGTCACCGCCGCGACGCCCACCCACGCCGGGCTAAACGACGCCGCGCATGCCATCATGACGACGGACACGCACATCAAAGTGCGAACCCGCACGCTGGAACTCAACGGGCAAACCATCCGGCTCACCGGATTCGCCAAAGGCGCGGCGATGATTGGCCCGAACATGGCGACCATGTTGGGGTTCCTGATGACCGATGCCGCCGTTCAAGCCGACGACTTGCAGACGATTCTGCGAGCCGCCGTCGAGCCGAGTTTCAACTGCATCAGCGTCGAAGGCCACACCAGCACGAACGATACCGTATTGATGTTGGCCAACGGCACCGGCGACCCGCTCCACGGCGAATCGCTGCATCGATTCCGGGTGGCGGTGACAGAAGTGTGTGCCGAACTCGCCAAAGCGATCGCCGCCGATGCCGAAGGGGCCGACCATTTCGTGACCATCGAAGTGGATGGCTGCCTGGACGATGCCGAAGCGAAGAAAATCGCCAAAACCGTCGCGGAGAGTGCGCTGGTGAAGACGGCCATTCACGGAGCCGATCCCAACTGGGGCCGAATCGTCTCCGCCGCCGGATATGCCGGTGTGCCATTCGAAGAGACGGAATTGTCGCTGTGGATGGGCGATCTGCCACTGTATCGAGATGGCCAGCCGTTGCCGTTCGATGCCGCGACGGCCTCCGCGTATTTGAAGCAGAATCGGGATGTGAAATTCCATCTTCGGTTTTCGCGTGGCAGTGGCCGCTGCACGTTCTATACCTGTGACCTGACGGCCGAGTATGTTCGGCTCAACGCGGATTACACCACCTGA
- a CDS encoding DUF4159 domain-containing protein, which translates to MMPVRRWGIILGVVLITVARPMSLIAAEEPLVEQVRRSIDRGIQYLRQTEAGRGNWEIGTGALLQRGGWTCLAMLGLLNAGVKPDDPVIQRGLDYVRALPAQATYVTGLQTMVLAEAGFPRDLPLIQRNVNWLIGARVYRGGQFVGWSYTSQGGGGDGSNSQYALLGLAAGRAAGAKIDEDVWREIRDFYIKAQVQEDDGTGGWRYLLEQRVTTLTMTEAGICGLFISGLELHAGQQKLDEITGVAARCNVYEENAAIAKGLRWMADDNRFGFKVRGHTFYNIYGIERVGRLSGRRFIGEHDWYREGCQLLVDMQLDDGSWSIPNAGTDSWSVVSTSFSLLFLSKGRTPILISKFAHGPDDEANVRGGGWNNKQHDARHLVEYASKELFKKQPLAWQIYDCRKLDLSDEATIREEVTGLLQSPILFMNGHQAPRITDGQKKVLKRYIEEGGFLVAEACCGREEFARGFRQLMSEIFPNNPLRPVPADHPLWRAHRPVPPGLFPKLEAIELGCKTVVVFSPEPIAGYWEEKRFAPRLDQPATNRGEHAYRLAGNIIAYATGLELPKPRLTRVEIADNDARQVPRSYLKVAQIRHEGNWEPAPQAMRNLMFHVREQAKLDVALQKEVLPITHPDLYQYKLMYMHGRNRFVVDEVELESIRANLETGGLLFADACCGKKEFDEAFRDFAAKLFPKQKLQRIPLDDYLFSDKLNGSPLKAVMCRREKADGSAEAEFQNVAPFLEGIQIDGRWVLIYSKYDIGCALEKHQSSDCKGHNHESALRIGQAIVLYALKR; encoded by the coding sequence ATGATGCCGGTACGACGTTGGGGGATCATCCTGGGAGTGGTGCTCATCACCGTGGCCCGGCCGATGAGCCTGATCGCCGCCGAAGAACCGTTGGTCGAACAAGTCCGTCGCTCCATCGATCGTGGCATTCAATACTTGCGTCAAACCGAAGCGGGCCGTGGCAACTGGGAAATCGGCACCGGTGCTTTGCTGCAACGCGGCGGATGGACCTGCCTGGCCATGCTGGGGTTGCTCAATGCCGGGGTCAAGCCCGACGATCCAGTCATCCAACGCGGATTGGATTACGTCCGCGCCTTGCCCGCACAGGCCACCTATGTGACCGGCTTGCAAACGATGGTCCTTGCCGAAGCCGGATTCCCGCGCGACCTGCCGCTGATCCAACGCAACGTCAATTGGCTGATTGGCGCACGAGTCTACCGCGGTGGGCAGTTTGTGGGATGGTCGTACACCAGTCAGGGTGGCGGGGGAGATGGCTCGAACTCGCAATACGCGCTGTTGGGATTGGCCGCCGGGCGGGCTGCCGGTGCGAAAATTGACGAGGATGTTTGGCGCGAAATCCGGGATTTTTACATCAAAGCCCAGGTGCAGGAAGATGACGGCACGGGCGGCTGGCGGTATCTGCTCGAACAGCGCGTGACGACGCTGACCATGACCGAAGCCGGAATCTGCGGCCTGTTCATCAGCGGGCTGGAATTGCACGCCGGGCAGCAGAAGTTAGACGAAATCACCGGCGTCGCCGCGCGGTGCAATGTCTACGAAGAAAATGCCGCGATTGCCAAGGGACTCCGCTGGATGGCGGATGACAACCGCTTCGGCTTCAAGGTGCGCGGGCACACCTTTTACAACATTTACGGCATCGAGCGGGTCGGGCGACTCTCCGGGCGGCGGTTCATCGGCGAGCATGATTGGTACCGCGAAGGGTGTCAATTGCTGGTCGATATGCAATTGGATGATGGTTCCTGGTCGATTCCAAATGCCGGAACGGATAGTTGGTCGGTTGTCTCCACCAGTTTTTCGCTGCTGTTCCTTTCCAAGGGCCGCACCCCGATTTTGATTAGCAAGTTTGCGCATGGTCCAGACGATGAGGCGAATGTCCGGGGCGGCGGCTGGAACAACAAGCAGCACGATGCCCGGCATCTCGTCGAATACGCCAGCAAGGAATTGTTCAAAAAGCAACCGCTCGCGTGGCAAATCTACGATTGCCGAAAACTCGATCTCTCCGATGAAGCGACCATCCGCGAAGAAGTGACGGGGTTGCTGCAATCGCCGATTCTGTTCATGAATGGGCACCAAGCCCCCCGAATTACCGATGGGCAAAAGAAAGTCCTGAAACGCTACATCGAAGAAGGCGGATTCTTGGTCGCGGAAGCATGCTGCGGGCGCGAGGAATTTGCCCGCGGATTTCGGCAACTGATGAGCGAGATTTTCCCGAATAATCCGCTGCGGCCCGTGCCTGCCGATCATCCCTTGTGGCGAGCGCATCGCCCAGTTCCGCCCGGATTATTCCCGAAGTTGGAAGCGATTGAATTGGGCTGCAAGACGGTCGTTGTGTTCAGTCCCGAGCCAATCGCCGGATATTGGGAAGAAAAACGCTTCGCCCCACGTTTGGATCAACCGGCAACCAATCGCGGCGAGCATGCCTACCGCTTGGCAGGGAATATCATCGCCTACGCCACTGGGCTGGAACTGCCCAAGCCGCGCTTGACTCGGGTGGAGATTGCCGACAACGACGCCCGCCAGGTGCCGCGCAGCTACCTGAAAGTCGCGCAGATTCGGCATGAGGGGAACTGGGAACCGGCCCCGCAAGCGATGCGAAATCTGATGTTCCACGTCCGCGAGCAGGCCAAACTCGATGTCGCGCTGCAGAAGGAAGTGCTGCCGATCACGCACCCGGATTTGTATCAGTACAAGTTGATGTATATGCATGGCCGCAATCGCTTTGTGGTCGATGAGGTGGAGTTGGAATCGATTCGGGCGAACTTGGAAACCGGCGGGTTGCTCTTTGCCGATGCCTGCTGTGGCAAAAAGGAATTCGACGAGGCATTCCGTGATTTCGCCGCCAAGTTGTTCCCCAAGCAGAAACTGCAACGGATTCCGCTGGATGATTATCTCTTCAGCGATAAGCTCAACGGCAGTCCGCTCAAGGCGGTGATGTGTCGGCGCGAGAAGGCCGATGGCAGTGCCGAGGCGGAATTTCAGAATGTCGCCCCATTTCTGGAAGGGATCCAGATTGACGGTCGCTGGGTTCTGATCTACAGCAAGTATGACATTGGTTGTGCCCTGGAAAAGCATCAGTCCAGTGATTGTAAGGGACACAATCACGAGAGTGCCCTGCGAATCGGGCAGGCGATTGTGTTGTACGCCTTGAAACGATAA
- a CDS encoding tetratricopeptide repeat protein — MADSSSPPPPEHRPSNPSRVGNRRLLVSLVVVTVAVAVTIGGIVWIRTPDAPSDEEPLPMPGRERVADPRIGYDSPYQNIQPGVAYVGDAACAACHVEIDRHYHAHPMGQSAAWLTGPDAKPSTMEQFDSAHRSRFTTQGFDLVAKRTQSGMTHQLEAIDGDGKPLPAYSATVHLAIGSGTRGRSYLTLEPMDASTLADAKRVAVWQSPLSWFTSNRQWDISPGFDLSKGGRRPTTAECLYCHVDLVDPIPDRFNQFSAPLLVRQSQIGCERCHGPGEKHVAEAGLTPKVSHRGMSFDPSIVNPKHLPPTLRSAICQQCHLQGEELVLRRGRQLHEFRPGMPFEWFATVFTRHPEYADSSRSVGQFEQMHQSRCFTQSAGQLDCLSCHDPHQKHIGDAGIAHYRQQCLTCHQSQGCSTPLPDRQAKADNCLACHMPRGDSSNIAHASVTDHRILRKPQADAPKRSLVLRPELLPLQAFLKTAETPADAEIDRDLGIAMSRLSESIPPSQREIRSRIARLAAERLTTAVGRWPGDDAAWMALSVAENAIRPGVKMLEAAERAAALAPESESAWKLLAEASLANEKWDRAELAANRLVEISPRSIDHWLTKSQVHLQQRDWSAALAASERSLAIQPLFPQALLFRAVAQHHLGQRAESERDSGHAFRLTHDPALRAAYRDWFRRQIR, encoded by the coding sequence ATGGCCGACTCGTCCTCGCCTCCACCGCCCGAACACCGCCCCTCCAACCCATCACGGGTCGGGAATCGGCGGCTCCTCGTGTCGTTGGTGGTCGTGACGGTGGCGGTCGCGGTGACGATTGGCGGCATCGTCTGGATTCGGACGCCCGATGCCCCCTCCGACGAGGAGCCGCTGCCGATGCCCGGACGGGAGCGGGTCGCTGATCCTCGCATCGGGTACGATTCGCCGTATCAGAATATCCAGCCAGGGGTTGCGTATGTCGGGGATGCGGCATGCGCGGCTTGCCATGTCGAAATCGACCGCCACTATCATGCCCACCCCATGGGCCAATCGGCGGCATGGCTCACCGGGCCGGACGCCAAACCATCGACGATGGAACAGTTCGATTCCGCACATCGATCCCGATTCACCACGCAGGGATTCGATCTCGTCGCCAAGCGCACGCAATCGGGAATGACGCATCAACTGGAAGCGATCGACGGCGACGGCAAACCACTGCCCGCCTATTCAGCCACCGTGCATCTGGCGATCGGCTCGGGGACGCGCGGCCGATCGTATCTCACGCTGGAGCCAATGGATGCGTCAACGCTGGCCGATGCGAAACGGGTCGCCGTCTGGCAATCGCCGCTGAGCTGGTTCACCAGCAATCGACAGTGGGACATTTCGCCGGGCTTTGATTTGAGCAAAGGCGGCCGACGACCGACGACGGCGGAATGCCTGTACTGTCATGTCGATTTGGTGGACCCGATTCCGGATCGATTCAATCAGTTTTCCGCTCCGTTGCTGGTCCGGCAAAGTCAGATTGGCTGCGAACGCTGCCACGGGCCAGGGGAAAAACACGTCGCCGAAGCGGGGCTGACGCCGAAAGTCAGCCATCGGGGAATGTCGTTCGATCCTTCCATTGTCAATCCCAAGCATTTGCCCCCGACATTGCGGTCGGCCATCTGCCAACAGTGTCACTTGCAAGGCGAAGAATTGGTGCTGCGCCGCGGTCGACAATTGCACGAATTCCGACCGGGGATGCCGTTTGAGTGGTTCGCCACCGTGTTCACCCGCCACCCGGAATATGCAGACAGTTCCCGAAGCGTGGGCCAATTCGAGCAGATGCACCAAAGCCGCTGCTTCACGCAATCCGCCGGCCAACTCGACTGCCTGAGTTGTCATGATCCGCATCAGAAACATATCGGCGACGCGGGGATTGCCCACTATCGGCAGCAGTGTCTCACCTGCCATCAATCGCAAGGGTGTTCGACTCCGCTGCCCGATCGCCAAGCGAAGGCGGACAATTGCCTTGCCTGCCACATGCCACGAGGCGATAGTTCGAATATCGCACATGCGTCGGTGACGGATCATCGGATTCTGCGAAAGCCGCAAGCGGATGCCCCGAAGCGGTCGTTGGTTCTGCGGCCGGAACTGCTGCCGCTGCAAGCGTTTCTGAAAACCGCCGAGACACCCGCCGACGCCGAAATCGATCGGGATTTAGGCATCGCCATGAGCCGCTTGAGCGAGTCAATTCCGCCATCACAACGGGAGATTCGCAGTCGCATCGCCCGACTTGCCGCCGAGCGATTAACCACCGCAGTGGGCCGCTGGCCGGGCGATGATGCGGCGTGGATGGCGCTGTCGGTTGCGGAGAATGCCATTCGTCCGGGCGTCAAAATGTTGGAAGCCGCCGAGCGGGCCGCCGCACTCGCTCCCGAATCCGAATCCGCATGGAAACTCCTCGCCGAGGCCTCGCTCGCGAATGAGAAATGGGATCGGGCGGAGTTGGCCGCGAATCGGCTCGTGGAAATCTCGCCACGCTCGATCGATCATTGGCTGACGAAATCGCAAGTGCATTTGCAGCAACGCGATTGGTCCGCAGCACTCGCCGCCAGCGAACGCTCGTTGGCGATTCAGCCGCTGTTCCCGCAGGCGTTACTCTTCCGCGCGGTCGCACAGCACCACCTGGGTCAGCGCGCGGAGAGCGAGCGCGATTCCGGCCACGCCTTCCGCCTCACCCACGATCCCGCCCTGCGAGCCGCCTACCGGGATTGGTTCCGCCGTCAGATTCGATGA